Part of the Prunus dulcis chromosome 8, ALMONDv2, whole genome shotgun sequence genome is shown below.
tttgggtatatGAGACTTCTTTGACTCACTCTGTTGCCTGCATTCTTTTTCAGTTGGTTGTGGGGTTGAGTCTTCACCCAGTTGATGTCTGAAAGTAGGTGCTTGGTAATGGAAAAGTTGAAAAGCATATTAATGTGGGATGAGATACTAGGTACAGCAATAGAGGTGTTAGGATAGTTGTGTTGTGTCCTCGTCCAACTGCTGCCTCTCAAGATTGATTTTGCAAAGTTGGTATGAAAAATTCTTTATGTCAAATCATACCTGCCTATTATGTATGCCCTGGTTCTTTTGACACCAGTCTAGAGCCTCTGTGAATGGTTTTCTGTTTGTGGAAACCAACGGTTCTCATTGCACATGTATTCCATGGTTAtgtttccaatatttttatgCACTGTTACACGGTTCTTTTTGCAATACATATTTTCTGTGGATGAACAAGTTGGGGATTGGCACTTGTACATCCTTTTCCATTATTATGTATTAGGGTTGAGAGAAATAGCTGTATTTACAATGGAAAGATGCACAAAGAGGCTAGTAGCTATGAGTTATTAAGTGGGAAATAGCTTAAAATGCcacctttttttataattttaattaaaaataccatcccttcccaatttttttacaactaccacctataaatacatttttattgtggtttttcagaaattaggttctctctcaattctcttgcctctatctctctcttcagcCCTTCTCTCTCCAGATCAATCAGAATTCGGATCAACCCCTCATTGTCCATCTctgaaaataattgaacaGAGAAAATCCAATGATGCAGAAGTCGAGTCACTGCGAGAGGAATACCATCAAAGGGTTGCAACACTTGAAAGGAAGGTAGGTCTTCTCATAAAGTCTTGTTTATAATCGTGCTTGGATTGATCTAGGTGTTATATATGCCCGTTAtgtttttgatgaaattggtACTTGCCTATTTTTAATTCAGCTCCTGATAATTGGAGGGGCTATGCCAACTTATGATTGCAGGTGTATGCTCTTACAAAGGAAAGGGACACGCTTTGGCGGGAGCAGAATAAGAAAAGTGATGCAGCTGCTCTTCTGAAGGAAAAGGatgaaataattaatcaagttATGGCTGAAGGTCTCTTTCTGTCCTTGTCTGTCTCTGTTTCTCTTGAGAAGCTCAATATGTTCTACATATTTTGTGCCTCATAGTGAATTTCAACGTAGCCAATGTTCTATTGTGGATGCAAGGAGGGTTTCTTTATGCAATCATATCAATAATTATGGAAATTCCttcatttttgcatttttatgtACCAGGTGAAGAGCTTTCAAAAAAGCAGGCTGCTCAAGAAGGACAGATTAGGAAATTAAGGGCTCAGGTATGCTAGCCGGTTTATTCATTGTCTGATTTTGTCATTCTTTAATCCTTTCACTGCTAGgtattcttatattttttttttctctgaataCTAGATCAGAGAgtttgaagaagagaagaaagggtTGATTACTAAACTTCAGGTAATTCATTTATGTTAGAATCTTTAAAATTGTGGTTCTCTGATTTCGTTTGATAAAGACAAAGTACACATGCTGGAAGAATTGGTTGAGTTTCCCTGCATGCTGAAATGGAGGGGGGCAGTGGCCTGTAATGCACATGCAATCTGGAGAGTTACTACTCGTGACAGGGTTTGGGTGTTTTTTATGGTTATTGGTTGTCTAGTTTTGCCAAGAGGATCTCATAGTGCTTGCTTGTTTGGGCGAATTGAGTCAGTGGTAGTCCCACTGGAGCAGCTTAAGTCCTCTGATTTTACTGATCAACAAGAATACTATGCCtgcaaaatgaaataaaggaGCTTTTCTGGTaatgaactttatttttggacACACACATGCGCAATGAACTTTACTGTCTTTGATGGCATTTTGTGTTATTTGTTTGATAGGAAGGTGATGCTGCTGTTGCCGTTGCTGAGGAGGGGAAGAAGAACAACCATGTAGTAAGAAAGTTGGAGAAGCGTCAACAGATTTGCACCCTTGACCAGCATATTGAAGAGCAATTTGGTTGTGGTCGTCTATTGGCTTGTATCTCATCACGACCTGGACAGTGGCTGTGCTGATGGGTATGTGACTTTATTTGCCTATGTCTGTTTCTAGTCAGCAGATTTGTCATAGGCATATTAGTGTAGTTACCGTATTGCAAGGGCTGAAATCTGGATGATATCagcttctttttattgttgttttaaagTGAGGTATGTATGGgtcttatgaaatttttacagAAATATATTGGAgggcaaataattttattttagttttttattccCAAATGATACCCAAAACATGTAAGCTTCACACTATGTTAATTTCTGCAGGATGGGAAAACATTGGACAATGAGTTGGAGGTTGTTGAGGGAATGAAGCTAGATAGGGGCTACATATCCCCTTATTTCATCACCAACCAGAACAATCAGAAATGTGTAAGTTTTAGTTTGACTCAGTGATAACTATGTCTTGAAACTGTTAGAGGGCTGCTTGTTAAAGTTAGCAGCACCTCAAGTCCCTTTTTGCTTGATGATGATTATCTTCAAACTTGTGTATGTGCTGATAGGAATTGGAAAATCCTCTAATCATAATccatgagaagaaaatctcAAGTATTAATGATGTGGTTAAAGTATTGGAGTTGGTTTTGCAGGTTAGCATTTCTCTGGTTAGGTTCACTAGTTTCTTCGTTTTTACTATGAATTGGTTGACAAACTTTTGCTCCTTTTCAGAAGCAAAGgtctttgcattttgttatatatttcagaaccaaagttataaaagaaaatggttttcCTCTTTGTTAATTGAGAATCATCTGCAGTTATGATTTCAGATCTGTAGATAACCTGTTGTTGCTGATATTGCTACACGGGAGGAGAACAGAACAAGTTGGAAAATGTGCAAGAAGGGAGAGCTAACTCATACAACGAAGAACAAATTGATGAAGTTAAGATCAAATTAGTAGAATTTGTGAGCTCtccattatttataattataggtAGGAAGTATGTATGTAATAGAGCAAAGATTGGTTGACTATGTaataacaattgaattgtcaagttttatgaaagaaataatttttgcttcttgggATAGTATTGTTAGGGTTCGGGGGCGATTTATTTTCCATGTCTAAATTGTAGTCTGTAATGGATGTGTGTGTATTGTATGTAGATTGACTTAATATTGTTGTCCTATTGCATGTGTATTGTACTAATATTGCCCGTGTATTGTATACATATTGTATGCATATTGCCTACATATTGTATGCATATTGCCACCACATTGCATGTATATTGTGATGCTATTGCTGTCGTATTGCCATTATATTGCCCTAATATTGCCTCTCTAGTGTATTGCCATTATATTGCCCTAATATTGCCTCTCTACGGCTCATCAATGGGTTTACGGTTTGGGCCATATTGCATTCAAAAAGAAGAcgaggaggagaaagaaacaacGTGCCTTTCAAAAACAGGCAGTCAggtgcatcataattgcatcGTAAGACAttgtaagaaattattttaaaaaataataacaactaaaaaataatttacaaaaaaaagaaggtatgAATAAAGAGACAGAGAGCGAATAAGGGGAGAAAGAGGCAGAACGAAGctagagagagacagagagagagagctgcgctacagaaagagagcaaagagagagttgcactagagagagagagagagagagagagagagagagagagagagagagccaagagagagagagcgagagctGCGATAGACAGATACCAAAGAGAGAGAtgtgccagagagagagagccgagTGAGctaagagagaacaaaatttctgaacatgtgaaaaatcagcaataagtggacaataattatatttttataggtGATATTGTAATACTATTGCTATCgtattgtggttatattgctTTAATATTGCCTCTATAGTGTACATGTATTGGCCTAATATTGCTATTATATCGTATGTCAATGGCCATTTGGTCTAATAACAGAGTCTCCACTTCGTTGAAAAGTAATCCtgaattcaaatctcatggacaCGACAATTGTTATCCATCCTTATATTAGCATGAATTGATGTTGACCTTTGAAATGATAGTTGGAGTTGCACATCgattcatattcaaaaggaaagtaaTTCTCTCCCTCAATGAATCTTCGTTCAAAAGAAGGCAGCTATCAAATATTGGGTACAAAAATGCAAGATCCACAGTAAATTAATTGGGCACAAACCACATATTACAAAACTAGGATGATTTTTGGCATGCTTGAAAAGACAAGGGCCAAatacaacagaaaagaaaatccattcaAGCTTCTCACCAAACATGGCTCAAGCACTCGACCATGGTTTCAATCCAAACCTACCCAACAAGGGCATACCACGTGTCCATCATAACAGAAGAGTGGCATTTACAAAGCATGAACTgcaatatgtttctttttctcctaaacaaaattgttacTAAAATGGAACAAAAGATCCCTAACATAGAGCAATACAAGCAAAGATAGTCAATTGtcatacacacaaaattagtcCTCATCCATCCCTGCATGCTGATCTCTCTTACTAGGGCCACCTGCTGGTTTTGCCATTATAATCTGCAAGATAGTCAAAGCACTGTcaacaacctttttttttaatgaaggtATTAAACATTAAATAGGCTGCAATCAGATGGATTCATCATTTCTCACACATTTTTAGCTAGCCAGAAAACCCCCAGCAtatagattttctatttactATCAAGCCTTCTACATTGAAGCCATATTCATTATAAAAGTTCAACATTTCCCAAAAgtaactttcaattttattttatttttccaagttAAAAACTAACATTTGCGACCGTTCTTTTGAGTTATAAAGGAGTTTGTGTTCTGAGTACACACGTGCATACATGCATCTGTGCCAAGTTAGGggaactttgaaaaaaaaaaaagagaaaaagactccacaaaaagtataaaagtataaaattaaataaataaataaaaagaatagtCAACTAATTCATAAAGCCtcgacttttttttatttttattttttaaactgtATGTAGTTTAGCATTTTTTCTGCTTTGGCCTCAAAGATGCAATCAGGGATTCAAAGATGTAGTTCATACCAAATTTGGTTCGTCAGGTTTAAGTAGAAGACCTGGATCTGAAACTCTTACACTAGGCAGCACTTTACCTTGAGAATGATTTATATTCACTTCGTACCTTGTCAGGGTTGCTTGCCTGCATGCAATATAACCCCAAATATCAAATGTAGTTATAAAGCAGAgatacaaattatataaaacagGTCACTATTGAATGACATCATTCAAGACATCAGCAAAGCCTTACATGTAAAGTTTTCCGCCTTATGTGTGCCCACAGTTAGAACAAGCAAGCCAGGAGCATATGACAAAACTAAACTTATACGTATCAAGtctaaaagaacaaataatgtACATTAAGTAGGACTCTTTTTGCCAAAACAAAGCATGTTGGATCCATATCAGCAAAGCAATAAGAATTGTCCAATTTGGAAATCTCCAACTCAATCACCAATGTCATAAATCAATATTAATAACAATTTCACTAATCAAG
Proteins encoded:
- the LOC117637127 gene encoding KIN17-like protein isoform X1 — its product is MGKNDFLTPKAIANRIKAKGLQKLRWYCQMCQKQCRDENGFKCHCMSESHQRQMQIFGENSNRIVDGYSEEFEQSFLDLMKRSHRFSRIAATVVYNEYINDRHHVHMNSTEWATITEFVKHLGRTDQSEFGSTPHCPSLKIIEQRKSNDAEVESLREEYHQRVATLERKVYALTKERDTLWREQNKKSDAAALLKEKDEIINQVMAEGEELSKKQAAQEGQIRKLRAQIREFEEEKKGLITKLQEGDAAVAVAEEGKKNNHVVRKLEKRQQICTLDQHIEEQFGCGRLLACISSRPGQWLC
- the LOC117637127 gene encoding KIN17-like protein isoform X3, with amino-acid sequence MGKNDFLTPKAIANRIKAKGLQKLRWYCQMCQKQCRDENGFKCHCMSESHQRQMQIFGENSNRIVDGYSEEFEQSFLDLMKRSHRFSRIAATVVYNEYINDRHHVHMNSTEWATITEFVKHLGRTDQSEFGSTPHCPSLKIIEQRKSNDAEVESLREEYHQRVATLERKVYALTKERDTLWREQNKKSDAAALLKEKDEIINQVMAEGEELSKKQAAQEGQIRKLRAQIREFEEEKKGLITKLQFCQEDLIVLACLGELSQW
- the LOC117637127 gene encoding KIN17-like protein isoform X2 — protein: MGKNDFLTPKAIANRIKAKGLQKLRWYCQMCQKQCRDENGFKCHCMSESHQRQMQIFGENSNRIVDGYSEEFEQSFLDLMKRSHRFSRIAATVVYNEYINDRHHVHMNSTEWATITEFVKHLGRTDQSEFGSTPHCPSLKIIEQRKSNDAEVESLREEYHQRVATLERKVYALTKERDTLWREQNKKSDAAALLKEKDEIINQVMAEGEELSKKQAAQEGQIRKLRAQIREFEEEKKGLITKLQHIEEQFGCGRLLACISSRPGQWLC